Proteins encoded together in one Sus scrofa isolate TJ Tabasco breed Duroc unplaced genomic scaffold, Sscrofa11.1 Contig1537, whole genome shotgun sequence window:
- the SLC25A6 gene encoding ADP/ATP translocase 3 (The RefSeq protein has 2 substitutions compared to this genomic sequence) yields the protein MTEQAISFAKDFLAGGIAAAISKTAVAPIERVKLLLQVQHASKQIAADKQYKGIVDCIVRIPKEQGVLSFWRGNLANVIRYFPTQALNFAFKDKYKQIFLGGVDKHTQFWRYFAGNLASGGAAGATSLCFVYPLDFARTRLAADVGKSATEREFKGLGDCLVKITKSDGIRGLYQGFNVSVQGIIIYRAAYFGVYGTAKGMLPDPRNTHIVVSWMIAQTVTAVAGVFSYPFDTVRRRMMMQSGRKGADIMYKGTLDCWRKIFKDEGGKAFFKGAWSNVLRGMGGAFVLVLYDELKKVI from the exons ATGACGGAACAGGCCATCTCCTTCGCCAAGGACTTTCTGGCCGGAGGCATTGCCGCCGCCATCTCCAAGACGGCCGTGGCCCCCATTGAGCGGGTCAAGCTGCTGTTACAG GTGCAGCACGCCAGCAAGCAGATCGCGGCCGACAAGCAGTACAAGGGCATCGTGGACTGCATCGTGCGCATCCCCAAGGAGCAGGGCGTGCTGTCCTTCTGGAGGGGCAACCTGGCCAATGTCATCCGCTACTTCCCCACGCAAGCCCTCAACTTCGCCTTCAAGGATAAGTACAAGCAGATTTTCCTGGGCGGCGTGGACAAGCACACGCAGTTCTGGAGGTATTTCGCCGGCAACCTGGCCTCCGGCGGCGCGGCCGGCGCCACCTCCCTCTGCTTCGTCTACCCCCTGGATTTCGCCCGAACCCGCCTGGCTGCCGACGTGGGGAAATCCGCCACCGAGCGGGAGTTCAAAGGCCTGGGCGACTGTCTGGTGAAGATCACCAAGTCTGACGGCATCCGGGGGCTGTACCAGGGCTTCAACGTGTCGGTGCAGGGAATCATCATCTACCGGGCGGCCTACTTCGGCGTGTACGACACGGCCAAGG GCATGCTCCCCGACCCCAGGAACACGCACATCGTGGTGAGCTGGATGATCGCGCAGACCGTGACGGCCGTGGCGGGCGTGGTCTCCTACCCCTTCGACACCGTGCGGCGGCGGATGATGATGCAGTCCGGGCGCAAGGGAG CCGACATCATGTACAAGGGCACCCTGGACTGCTGGCGGAAGATCTTCAAGGACGAGGGCGGCAAGGCCTTCTTCAAGGGCGCCTGGTCCAACGTGCTGCGAGGCATGGGCGGCGCCTTCGTGCTGGTCCTGTACGACGAGCTGAAGAAGGTCATctag